A section of the Salvelinus namaycush isolate Seneca unplaced genomic scaffold, SaNama_1.0 Scaffold454, whole genome shotgun sequence genome encodes:
- the LOC120041370 gene encoding transmembrane channel-like protein 7 isoform X1, whose translation MEDKECNSGGFMRLVSEESCSSTVTDELCVNNYQTEIFNQLPSSLARRRTHHHHQDRGTTETSHPVEKHPGLAGEARDRALTQPIRSLPVCMQRKREARDLRHLQTRTVGRWESWKRNQSINRKRLGEQVGEAMSRLLPWSSTFHTIEGRFGVGVKAYFVFLRYLLYLNLLLCLVIGGTILTPTVVYDSDGDRGLLRFEGNDSVLDFFVGSGFLERSPVFYGFYARSSLDLLCLNTPLLFLLGTLTVLILSLVMVVRRTVVGYKHTWLLGNHYHIHMSYKVFCGWDFCIHDPEAAALKLSFIRNELKLYLEEERFQQREARRTLGQWAHLYSLRGLLHFLVLVLLGGAFCLIYYATMASQAERSGDYLILRVLLHYLPPVVITLVNFFLPHVFRHIAFLEDYSITTQVNATLVRSIFLKLASLGMYLFFLFKNSQQECWENQFGKEMYKLSVFDFLACFCNTFFIAYPRKWLVDRYPSSWLARLSGKQHFLIPFNVLDLVYSQTVTWVGLFYCPMLPFIETVKLTAIFYIKKLTVLQCCVPAQRMFRASSSSVLFHFMLLLGLIMAVITLGSNLHQFEPSSSCGPFVGSATVFNVTAACVDSLPGPAQSTLRYLSSEAFVLPLILAQIVVLTSFESRRRANGKAIERLKDMLVMSTSDKHFLLKQHTLSLRRRKKTFKAPTTVSGTREGSPTTMKDPSAGIGEGSHIAQLKDPSAQPTGDDSPS comes from the exons atggaggacaaagaatgcaaCAGCGGTGGCTTCATGAGGCTCGTATcag AGGAGAGCTGTAGCTCCACTGTGACAGACGAGTTGTGTGTTAATAACTACCAGACTGAGATCTTCAACCAGCTCCCCAGCTCTCTGGCCCGACGACGGACCCACCATCACCACCAGGACAGGGGGACCACAGAGACATCGCACCCAGTAGAGAAGCACCCTGGACTGGCAGGAGAAGCCAGAGACAGGGCCCTTACTCAGCCGATCAGGAGCCTGCCGGTCTGTatgcagaggaagagagaggcaag GGACCTGAGGCACCTGCAGACGCGTACTGTTGGCCGATGGGAGTCATGGAAGCGGAACCAGAGCATAAACAGGAAGAGGCTCGGGGAGCAGGTGGGCGAGGCAATGTCAAGGCTTTTGCCATGGAGCAGCACCTTCCACACCATTGAAG gtAGATTCGGTGTAGGCGTGAAGGCTTATTTTGTCTTCCTGAGATATTTGCTTTACCTGAACCTGCTCCTGTGTCTGGTCATCGGAGGGACTATACTCACACCCACAGTAGTCTATGACAGCGATGGTGACAGAG GACTACTGAGGTTTGAGGGCAATGACTCGGTTTTGGACTTCTTCGTTGGttcg ggTTTTCTAGAACGTTCTCCAGTATTCTATGGGTTCTATGCACGTAGTTCTCTAGACCTGCTGTGTCTGAACAcgcccctcctcttcctcctcggaACCCTCACCGTCCTCATCCTCAGTCTGGTCATGGTGGTCcgcag GACGGTTGTAGGCTACAAGCACACGTGGTTGCTAGGCAACCACTACCACATCCACATGAGCTACAAGGTGTTCTGTGGGTGGGACTTCTGTATCCATGACCCCGAGGCCGCCGCCCTCAAACTCAGCTTCATCAGGAACGAACTGAAG tTATACTTAGAAGAGGAGAGGTTCCAGCAGCGTGAGGCCAGGAGGACGTTGGGTCAATGGGCACACCTCTACTCCCTGAGAGGGCTGCTCCACTTCCTGGTCCTGGTTCTACTGGGCGGAGCCTTCTGTCTCATCTACTATGCCACCATGGCCTCACAGGCTGAGAGG agTGGAGACTATTTGATCCTCCGGGTGCTTCTCCATTACCTTCCTCCCGTCGTCATCACCCTGGTCAACTTCTTCCTGCCTCACGTCTTCCGCCATATCGCTTTCTTAGAGGATTACTCCATCACCACCCAGGTCAATGCTACCCTCGTCAG GAGTATCTTCCTGAAGTTGGCCAGTCTGGGGATGTATCTCTTCTTCCTCTTCAAAAACAGCCAACAGGAA TGTTGGGAGAATCAGTTTGGTAAAGAGATGTACAAGCTCTCTGTGTTCGATTTCCTCGCCTGTTTCTGCAACACCTTCTTCATCGCCTATCCTAGAAA GTGGTTGGTGGACAGGTACCCATCGTCTTGGCTGGCGCGGTTGTCGGGGAAACAGCATTTCCTGATCCCGTTCAATGTTCTAGACCTGGTGTACAGTCAGACGGTCACCTGGGTAGGACTGTTCTACTGTCCCATGCTGCCATTTATAGAGACAGTCAAACTGACGGCCATCTTTTACATCAAGAAG TTGACAGTTCTCCAGTGCTGTGTTCCGGCCCAGAGAATGTTCCGTGCCTCCAGTTCTTCAGTTCTGTTCCACTTCATGTTACTACTGGGTCTCATCATGGCAGTCATCACCCTCGGAAGTAACCTACACCA gtTCGAACCTTCCTCCAGCTGTGGGCCGTTCGTGGGCAGCGCTACAGTGTTTAATGTAACAGCTGCGTGTGTGGATAGTCTACCAGGACCGGCCCAGTCCACCCTGAGATACCTGTCCTCAGAGGCCTTCGTTCTGCCGCTGATACTGGCGCAGAT TGTTGTCCTGACCTCCTTTGAGTCGCGGAGGAGAGCCAATGGAAAAGCCATCGAGAGACTGAAGGACATGCTGGTGATG AGCACCTCAGATAAGCATTTTCTGCTGAAGCAGCACACTCTCTCACTCAGACGCAGGAAGAAAACCTTCAAGGCCCCCACCACTGTTTCAGGCACTAGAGAGGGCAGCCCTACCACCATGAAAGACCCCTCAGCAGGCATCGGAGAGGGCAGCCATATCGCTCAACTGAAGGACCCCTCTGCACAGCCTACAGGCGATGACAGCCCATCATaa
- the LOC120041370 gene encoding transmembrane channel-like protein 7 isoform X2 → MEDKECNSGGFMRLVSEESCSSTVTDELCVNNYQTEIFNQLPSSLARRRTHHHHQDRGTTETSHPVEKHPGLAGEARDRALTQPIRSLPVCMQRKREARDLRHLQTRTVGRWESWKRNQSINRKRLGEQVGEAMSRLLPWSSTFHTIEGLLRFEGNDSVLDFFVGSGFLERSPVFYGFYARSSLDLLCLNTPLLFLLGTLTVLILSLVMVVRRTVVGYKHTWLLGNHYHIHMSYKVFCGWDFCIHDPEAAALKLSFIRNELKLYLEEERFQQREARRTLGQWAHLYSLRGLLHFLVLVLLGGAFCLIYYATMASQAERSGDYLILRVLLHYLPPVVITLVNFFLPHVFRHIAFLEDYSITTQVNATLVRSIFLKLASLGMYLFFLFKNSQQECWENQFGKEMYKLSVFDFLACFCNTFFIAYPRKWLVDRYPSSWLARLSGKQHFLIPFNVLDLVYSQTVTWVGLFYCPMLPFIETVKLTAIFYIKKLTVLQCCVPAQRMFRASSSSVLFHFMLLLGLIMAVITLGSNLHQFEPSSSCGPFVGSATVFNVTAACVDSLPGPAQSTLRYLSSEAFVLPLILAQIVVLTSFESRRRANGKAIERLKDMLVMSTSDKHFLLKQHTLSLRRRKKTFKAPTTVSGTREGSPTTMKDPSAGIGEGSHIAQLKDPSAQPTGDDSPS, encoded by the exons atggaggacaaagaatgcaaCAGCGGTGGCTTCATGAGGCTCGTATcag AGGAGAGCTGTAGCTCCACTGTGACAGACGAGTTGTGTGTTAATAACTACCAGACTGAGATCTTCAACCAGCTCCCCAGCTCTCTGGCCCGACGACGGACCCACCATCACCACCAGGACAGGGGGACCACAGAGACATCGCACCCAGTAGAGAAGCACCCTGGACTGGCAGGAGAAGCCAGAGACAGGGCCCTTACTCAGCCGATCAGGAGCCTGCCGGTCTGTatgcagaggaagagagaggcaag GGACCTGAGGCACCTGCAGACGCGTACTGTTGGCCGATGGGAGTCATGGAAGCGGAACCAGAGCATAAACAGGAAGAGGCTCGGGGAGCAGGTGGGCGAGGCAATGTCAAGGCTTTTGCCATGGAGCAGCACCTTCCACACCATTGAAG GACTACTGAGGTTTGAGGGCAATGACTCGGTTTTGGACTTCTTCGTTGGttcg ggTTTTCTAGAACGTTCTCCAGTATTCTATGGGTTCTATGCACGTAGTTCTCTAGACCTGCTGTGTCTGAACAcgcccctcctcttcctcctcggaACCCTCACCGTCCTCATCCTCAGTCTGGTCATGGTGGTCcgcag GACGGTTGTAGGCTACAAGCACACGTGGTTGCTAGGCAACCACTACCACATCCACATGAGCTACAAGGTGTTCTGTGGGTGGGACTTCTGTATCCATGACCCCGAGGCCGCCGCCCTCAAACTCAGCTTCATCAGGAACGAACTGAAG tTATACTTAGAAGAGGAGAGGTTCCAGCAGCGTGAGGCCAGGAGGACGTTGGGTCAATGGGCACACCTCTACTCCCTGAGAGGGCTGCTCCACTTCCTGGTCCTGGTTCTACTGGGCGGAGCCTTCTGTCTCATCTACTATGCCACCATGGCCTCACAGGCTGAGAGG agTGGAGACTATTTGATCCTCCGGGTGCTTCTCCATTACCTTCCTCCCGTCGTCATCACCCTGGTCAACTTCTTCCTGCCTCACGTCTTCCGCCATATCGCTTTCTTAGAGGATTACTCCATCACCACCCAGGTCAATGCTACCCTCGTCAG GAGTATCTTCCTGAAGTTGGCCAGTCTGGGGATGTATCTCTTCTTCCTCTTCAAAAACAGCCAACAGGAA TGTTGGGAGAATCAGTTTGGTAAAGAGATGTACAAGCTCTCTGTGTTCGATTTCCTCGCCTGTTTCTGCAACACCTTCTTCATCGCCTATCCTAGAAA GTGGTTGGTGGACAGGTACCCATCGTCTTGGCTGGCGCGGTTGTCGGGGAAACAGCATTTCCTGATCCCGTTCAATGTTCTAGACCTGGTGTACAGTCAGACGGTCACCTGGGTAGGACTGTTCTACTGTCCCATGCTGCCATTTATAGAGACAGTCAAACTGACGGCCATCTTTTACATCAAGAAG TTGACAGTTCTCCAGTGCTGTGTTCCGGCCCAGAGAATGTTCCGTGCCTCCAGTTCTTCAGTTCTGTTCCACTTCATGTTACTACTGGGTCTCATCATGGCAGTCATCACCCTCGGAAGTAACCTACACCA gtTCGAACCTTCCTCCAGCTGTGGGCCGTTCGTGGGCAGCGCTACAGTGTTTAATGTAACAGCTGCGTGTGTGGATAGTCTACCAGGACCGGCCCAGTCCACCCTGAGATACCTGTCCTCAGAGGCCTTCGTTCTGCCGCTGATACTGGCGCAGAT TGTTGTCCTGACCTCCTTTGAGTCGCGGAGGAGAGCCAATGGAAAAGCCATCGAGAGACTGAAGGACATGCTGGTGATG AGCACCTCAGATAAGCATTTTCTGCTGAAGCAGCACACTCTCTCACTCAGACGCAGGAAGAAAACCTTCAAGGCCCCCACCACTGTTTCAGGCACTAGAGAGGGCAGCCCTACCACCATGAAAGACCCCTCAGCAGGCATCGGAGAGGGCAGCCATATCGCTCAACTGAAGGACCCCTCTGCACAGCCTACAGGCGATGACAGCCCATCATaa